From the Mammaliicoccus sciuri genome, the window CAGTGATTGAGAATACGTCCTCAACTGGCATCATGAATGGTTTGTCAGAGTCACGTTCTGGAGTTGGAATGAATGTATCAACAGCTTCCATTAATTCCATGATTTTATCTTCGTAAGCTTCGTCGCCTTCTAATGCTTTTAATGCTGAACCAGCAATTACAGGAACGTCGTCGCCTGGGAAGTCATATTCAGATAATAAGTCACGAACTTCCATTTCAACTAATTCTAATAATTCTTCATCGTCAACCATGTCAACTTTGTTTAAGAATACTACTAATGCAGGAACACCTACGTTACGTGATAAAAGAATGTGCTCACGAGTTTGAGGCATTGGACCGTCAGCAGCAGATACTACTAAGATACCGCCGTCCATTTGAGCTGCACCAGTAATCATGTTTTTAACATAGTCAGCGTGTCCTGGGCAGTCAACGTGCGCATAGTGACGTTTTTCAGTTTCATATTCGATGTGTGAAGTATTGATTGTAATACCACGTTCTTTTTCTTCTGGAGCGTTATCAATTTGGTCGTAAGAACGAGCTTCTCCGTCACCAGAACGTTTTGATAATACAGTTGCGATAGCAGCTGTTAAAGTAGTTTTACCATGGTCAACGTGACCGATAGTACCAATATTGGCATGTGTTTTTGAGCGATCAAATTTTTCTTTAGCCATTATGAAATCTCTCCTATTCATATTAAAAATTATTTTTTATTTAAGCCTCATGATGGTTACTCACCATCATGAGGATAACCTATAGTTAATTTATAAATCATTTTGATGAAAAAATCAATTTATTAAAGCGAATGTATTATTCACCTTTGTTTTTCTTGATAATTTCTTCAGAAATTGATTTAGGAACTTCTTCGTAGTGGTCAAATACCATAGTATAAGTACCACGACCTTGAGTGTTAGAACGTAAGTTTGTAGCGTAACCGAACATTTCTGAAAGTGGAACAAATGCACGAACAACTTGAGCGTTACCGCGTGCTTCCATACCTTCAACACGTCCACGACGACTTGTTACGTCACCCATGATGTCTCCCATGTATTCTTCAGGCATAACGATTTCAACTTTCATCATTGGCTCTAAGATTACAGGGTTACATTTTTTAGCTGCTTCTTTAAGTGCTAATGACGCAGCAACTTTGAAGGCCATTTCAGATGAATCGACATCATGATATGAACCATCATATAGTTTAGCTTTAACGTCAACTAATGGATATCCAGCTAATACACCGTTTTCCATAGCATCTTTAAGACCAGCTTCAACTGATGGAATGTATTCACGAGGAACTACACCACCGACGATAGCGTTTTCGAATTCGAAGCCGCCACCTTGTTCGTTAGGTGTGAATTCAATATGAACATCACCATATTGTCCACGTCCACCTGATTGACGAGAGAATTTACCTTGAACTTGTGCAGATTCTTTGAACGTTTCACGGTAAGATACCATTGGAGCACCAACAGTACATTCTACTTTGAATTCACGTTTCATACGGTCTACTAAGATATCAAGATGTAATTCACCCATACCACCGATGATAACTTGTCCAGTTTCATGGTCAGTGTGTGCGTGGAATGTTGGATCTTCTTCTTGTAATTTAACTAATGCGTTAGTCATTTTATCTTGGTCAGCTTTAGATTTAGGCTCAACAGATAAGTGAATAACAGGTTCTGGGAATTCCATTGATTCTAAGATAATGTTATCTTTTTCATCACATAAAGTATCACCAGTACCAGTATCTTTAAGACCAACAGCACCTGCAATGTCACCAGAATATACAGTAGAAATCTCTTCACGAGAGTTAGCGTGCATTTGTAGAATACGACCTACACGTTCACGTTTACCTTTAGTAGAGTTTCTTACGTATGAACCAGATTCCATTGTACCTGAATAAACACGGAAGAATGTTAATTTACCTACGAATGGGTCAGTCATAACTTTAAACGCTAATGCAGCGAATGGCGCTGAATCATCAGGTTTAGCAATTACTTCTTCGTCTTCGTTATCAGCTCTATGTCCGATAATAGGTTTAACATCTAATGGTGATGGTAAGTAGTCAATAACAGCGTTCAACATTAATTGAACACCTTTGTTTTTGAATGCTGTACCACATAATACTGGGTAGAATTCAACGTCACAAGTAGCTTGACGGATAGCCGCTTTAAGCTCATCAACTGTGATTTCTTCTCCACCTAAGTATTTTTCCATTAATTCGTCATTTGATTCAGAAACAGCTTCAATTAAAGCTTCACGAGCTTCTTCAGCTTGTTGTTTGTGAGATTCTGGGATCTCGATTTCGTCAATTTCAGTACCTAAGTCATTAGTGTATTGGAAACATTTCATTTCTACTAAGTCAATAATAGCGTTGAAATCGTCTTCCGCACCAATTGGTAACTGAATTGGGTGAGCATTTGCTTGTAAACGCTCATGTAGTGTACCAACTGAATATTCAAAGTTAGCACCCATTTTGTCCATTTTATTAATGAATACAATACGAGGTACTCCGTAAGTTGTAGCTTGACGCCAAACTGTTTCAGTTTGAGGTTCAACACCTGATTGCGCATCAAGAACAGTTACAGCACCATCAAGTACACGTAATGAACGTTCAACTTCAACTGTGAAGTCTACGTGTCCTGGTGTATCGATGATGTTTACACGGTGACCATCCCATTGTGCAGTAGTCGCAGCAGAAGTGATTGTAATACCACGCTCTTGCTCTTGTTCCATCCAGTCCATTTGTGAAGCACCTTCATGTGTTTCACCAATTTTATGGATACGGCCTGTGTAATAAAGAATACGTTCAGTAGTAGTAGTTTTACCAGCATCGATGTGAGCCATGATACCGATATTACGAGTGTTTTTCAAAGAAAAATCTCTTGCCATAGTATTCTTACTCCTTCCAAAACATTGGATATTTGGTTGTTGTTTATATAGATACTTTGATACCCTAAGTGTTTAAAAAACTATAGATGACCTATAAATAAGCCTCTTTATAATTTTAACGCTTAGGGTTCTAAGTTCTATCTTACCAACGGTAATGAGCAAACGCTTTGTTAGCTTCTGCCATTTTGTGAGTGTCTTCACGTTTCTTAACAGCACCACCAGTGTTATTGGCAGCATCTAAGATTTCATTAGCTAAACGCTCTTCCATAGTTTTTTCACCACGAAGACGCGCGTAGTTAACTAACCAACGTAAACCTAAAGTAGTACGACGTTCTGGACGTACTTCTACAGGTACTTGATAGTTTGAACCACCTACACGGCGAGCTTTAACTTCAAGTACAGGCATGATGTTGTTGATAGCTTCATCGAATACTTCCATAGCATCTTTACCTGAACGTTCTTGAACAAGTTCGAATGCAGAATAAAGAATTCTTTGAGCAGTACCACGTTTACCATCAAGCATGATTTTGTTGATTAATTTTGTTACTAATTTAGAATTGTGAATTGGATCTGGTAAAACAGCTCTTTTTGCAACTGGACCTTTACGAGGCATAATCGTAATCCTCCTTCCTCATTATAAAGTTTAATTGATTTATCGTCATTTAAAAAACTGTTATTTACAGAAATTTAATGTCAAATTATTTTTTAGCAGCTTTAGGTTTTTTAGCACCATAAAGTGAACGGCTTTGCATACGACCGTCAACACCAGAAGTGTCTAAAGCACCACGTACGATATGGTAACGCACACCAGGTAAGTCTTTTACACGTCCACCACGAATAAGTACAACACTGTGTTCTTGTAAGTTGTGGCCAATACCAGGGATATACGCGTTTACTTCGATGTTGTTTGATAAACGAACACGAGCATATTTACGTAACGCTGAGTTAGGTTTTTTAGGTGTCATAGTTCCTACACGAGTACATACACCACGTTTTTGAGGAGAGTATACAGTAGTCATTTTTTTCTTCATGCTATTGTAACCTCTGTTTAATGCTGGTGCAGTTGATTTTTGTGTTTTGCTAGTACGAGGTTTACGTACTAATTGGTTAATAGTAGGCATCTTTAATGTCCTCCTCTCTTCATTTCTTAATTCCACACATCCAGGTGGTTCATTTTAAGTCAAATAAAAATAGTAAGCACAGCTTACACATTTATTTAAGCAATGCAACAACTGTCGCATTAACTTCTATTCCATAGCGTGATCCAAGTTCTTGTCGACTAGGACTATAACTTATCGGAACGCCTGTCTCAAATGCTATCGATAACACTTTCGACAAAATATGAATATTGACATCTTGAGCAATGATTACTTGACGTACATCATGCTTCAATAATGCTTTAGTGGTCTGTTTTAAACCAATGACATAACTGTCTTGATTTAA encodes:
- the tuf gene encoding elongation factor Tu, giving the protein MAKEKFDRSKTHANIGTIGHVDHGKTTLTAAIATVLSKRSGDGEARSYDQIDNAPEEKERGITINTSHIEYETEKRHYAHVDCPGHADYVKNMITGAAQMDGGILVVSAADGPMPQTREHILLSRNVGVPALVVFLNKVDMVDDEELLELVEMEVRDLLSEYDFPGDDVPVIAGSALKALEGDEAYEDKIMELMEAVDTFIPTPERDSDKPFMMPVEDVFSITGRGTVATGRVERGQITVGEEVEIIGLTEESSKTTVTGVEMFRKLLDFAEAGDNIGALLRGVAREDVNRGQVLAKPGSITPHTKFKAEVYVLSKDEGGRHTPFFTNYRPQFYFRTTDVTGVVNLPEGTEMVMPGDNVEMDVELISPIAIEDGTRFSIREGGRTVGSGVVTIIEA
- the fusA gene encoding elongation factor G — protein: MARDFSLKNTRNIGIMAHIDAGKTTTTERILYYTGRIHKIGETHEGASQMDWMEQEQERGITITSAATTAQWDGHRVNIIDTPGHVDFTVEVERSLRVLDGAVTVLDAQSGVEPQTETVWRQATTYGVPRIVFINKMDKMGANFEYSVGTLHERLQANAHPIQLPIGAEDDFNAIIDLVEMKCFQYTNDLGTEIDEIEIPESHKQQAEEAREALIEAVSESNDELMEKYLGGEEITVDELKAAIRQATCDVEFYPVLCGTAFKNKGVQLMLNAVIDYLPSPLDVKPIIGHRADNEDEEVIAKPDDSAPFAALAFKVMTDPFVGKLTFFRVYSGTMESGSYVRNSTKGKRERVGRILQMHANSREEISTVYSGDIAGAVGLKDTGTGDTLCDEKDNIILESMEFPEPVIHLSVEPKSKADQDKMTNALVKLQEEDPTFHAHTDHETGQVIIGGMGELHLDILVDRMKREFKVECTVGAPMVSYRETFKESAQVQGKFSRQSGGRGQYGDVHIEFTPNEQGGGFEFENAIVGGVVPREYIPSVEAGLKDAMENGVLAGYPLVDVKAKLYDGSYHDVDSSEMAFKVAASLALKEAAKKCNPVILEPMMKVEIVMPEEYMGDIMGDVTSRRGRVEGMEARGNAQVVRAFVPLSEMFGYATNLRSNTQGRGTYTMVFDHYEEVPKSISEEIIKKNKGE
- the rpsG gene encoding 30S ribosomal protein S7, encoding MPRKGPVAKRAVLPDPIHNSKLVTKLINKIMLDGKRGTAQRILYSAFELVQERSGKDAMEVFDEAINNIMPVLEVKARRVGGSNYQVPVEVRPERRTTLGLRWLVNYARLRGEKTMEERLANEILDAANNTGGAVKKREDTHKMAEANKAFAHYRW
- the rpsL gene encoding 30S ribosomal protein S12, which encodes MPTINQLVRKPRTSKTQKSTAPALNRGYNSMKKKMTTVYSPQKRGVCTRVGTMTPKKPNSALRKYARVRLSNNIEVNAYIPGIGHNLQEHSVVLIRGGRVKDLPGVRYHIVRGALDTSGVDGRMQSRSLYGAKKPKAAKK
- a CDS encoding ribosomal L7Ae/L30e/S12e/Gadd45 family protein; its protein translation is MSNEKALSLNQDSYVIGLKQTTKALLKHDVRQVIIAQDVNIHILSKVLSIAFETGVPISYSPSRQELGSRYGIEVNATVVALLK